In a single window of the Halobaculum lipolyticum genome:
- a CDS encoding Era-like GTP-binding protein, whose protein sequence is MGLLTNLRDSITRVTDRLFAEDEPKRIGIYGPPNAGKTTLANRIARDWTGDAVGPESHIPHETRRARRKENVEIERNGKSVTIDIVDTPGVTTKVDYKEFLDHDMEKDDAVKRSREATEGVAEAMHWLREDVDGVIYVLDSTTDPFTQVNTMLIGIIESQDLPVLIFANKVDLDDSDVKRISDAFPQHETVPLSALEGDNMDEVYEKIAEYFG, encoded by the coding sequence ATGGGTCTGCTCACCAATCTCAGGGACAGCATCACACGGGTCACCGATCGGCTCTTCGCCGAGGACGAACCCAAACGGATCGGGATCTACGGGCCGCCGAACGCCGGCAAGACGACGCTGGCGAACCGCATCGCCCGCGACTGGACCGGCGACGCCGTCGGGCCGGAGAGTCACATCCCGCACGAGACGCGTCGCGCGCGTAGAAAGGAGAACGTCGAGATCGAGCGAAACGGCAAGTCCGTCACCATCGACATCGTCGACACGCCCGGCGTGACGACGAAGGTCGACTACAAGGAGTTCCTCGACCACGACATGGAGAAGGACGACGCCGTCAAGCGGTCGCGCGAGGCGACCGAGGGCGTCGCCGAGGCGATGCACTGGCTCCGCGAGGACGTCGACGGCGTCATCTACGTCCTCGACTCCACGACGGACCCGTTCACGCAGGTGAACACGATGCTCATCGGGATCATCGAGAGCCAGGACCTCCCGGTGCTCATCTTCGCGAACAAGGTGGACCTCGACGACTCCGACGTGAAACGCATCTCCGACGCGTTCCCCCAACACGAGACGGTGCCGCTGTCGGCGCTCGAGGGCGACAACATGGACGAAGTGTACGAGAAGATCGCGGAGTACTTCGGCTGA
- a CDS encoding Cdc6/Cdc18 family protein — protein MTRDERTTEGDDDGGDAPPRTDSGTDGDDTGETGPTADADGRGDEDSADAADAPAEGASTRSGGPDRNAPSGESDTPTPDGSSFQFGSGSRSRADVDLDVDEVLADDDDGASTGLFDDLLSGEPIFENKEVLRPSYTPHELPHRKDQINKMATILVSALRGETPSNILIYGKTGTGKTASAKFVSQELESTSQKYDVPCEVEYINCEVTDTQYRVLAQLANKFIEKNEAVIDGKLDDLRELRSEATDHPDALADTEFDAVADVDDRIAELEADRDDIEEVPMTGWPTDRVYTTFFDAVDYHERVVVIMLDEIDKLVEKSGDDTLYNLSRMNSELTNSRISIMGISNDLKFTDFLDPRVKSSLGEEEIVFPPYDANQLRDILQHRSDIAFKGDALTEDVIPLCAAFAAQEHGDARRALDLLRTAGELAERSQADLVEEAHVRQAQDKIELDRVVEVVRTLPTQSKIVLFSIILLEQNGVHNVNTGEVFNIYKRLCEEIDADVLTQRRVTDLISELDMLGIVNAVVVSKGRYGRTKEISLSVPVEETEAVLLSDSRLGDIEDVQPFVQARFDN, from the coding sequence ATGACACGGGACGAACGAACCACCGAGGGCGACGACGACGGCGGGGACGCTCCCCCGCGGACCGACAGCGGAACCGACGGCGACGACACCGGGGAGACCGGCCCGACCGCCGACGCTGACGGCCGCGGGGACGAGGACTCGGCGGACGCCGCGGACGCGCCGGCCGAGGGAGCGAGCACCCGGAGCGGCGGTCCCGATCGGAACGCGCCGTCCGGGGAGTCGGACACGCCGACGCCCGACGGCAGTTCGTTCCAGTTCGGCTCCGGCTCGCGGTCGCGCGCCGACGTCGACCTCGACGTCGACGAGGTGCTGGCCGACGACGACGACGGCGCCAGCACGGGCCTGTTCGACGACCTCCTCTCGGGGGAGCCGATCTTCGAGAACAAGGAGGTGCTGCGGCCCTCGTACACGCCCCACGAACTCCCCCACCGGAAAGACCAGATCAACAAGATGGCGACGATCCTCGTGTCGGCGCTGCGGGGGGAGACGCCGTCGAACATCCTCATCTACGGGAAGACGGGGACGGGGAAGACAGCGTCCGCCAAGTTCGTCTCCCAGGAACTGGAGTCGACGAGCCAGAAGTACGACGTGCCCTGCGAGGTCGAGTACATCAACTGCGAGGTGACCGACACGCAGTACCGCGTGCTCGCCCAGCTCGCGAACAAGTTCATCGAGAAGAACGAGGCGGTCATCGACGGGAAACTCGACGACCTGCGCGAGCTCCGGTCGGAGGCCACCGACCACCCCGACGCACTCGCCGACACGGAGTTCGACGCCGTCGCCGACGTCGACGACCGCATCGCCGAACTCGAGGCCGACCGCGACGACATCGAGGAAGTGCCGATGACCGGGTGGCCGACCGACCGGGTGTACACGACGTTCTTCGACGCCGTCGACTACCACGAGCGCGTGGTCGTCATCATGCTCGACGAGATCGACAAACTCGTCGAGAAGTCCGGCGACGACACGCTGTACAACCTCTCGCGGATGAACTCCGAGCTGACCAACTCGCGGATCTCCATCATGGGGATCTCGAACGACCTGAAGTTCACCGACTTCCTCGACCCCCGCGTCAAGTCCAGCCTCGGCGAGGAGGAGATCGTGTTCCCGCCGTACGACGCGAACCAACTCCGCGACATCCTCCAGCACCGCTCGGACATCGCGTTCAAGGGCGACGCGCTCACCGAGGACGTGATTCCCCTGTGTGCGGCGTTCGCCGCCCAGGAGCACGGCGACGCCCGCCGCGCCCTCGACCTGCTGCGCACCGCCGGCGAACTCGCCGAGCGCTCGCAGGCGGACCTCGTCGAGGAGGCCCACGTCCGACAGGCCCAGGACAAGATCGAGTTGGACCGCGTCGTCGAGGTCGTCCGCACGCTCCCCACCCAGTCGAAGATCGTCCTCTTCTCGATCATCCTGCTGGAGCAGAACGGCGTCCACAACGTCAACACCGGCGAGGTGTTCAACATCTACAAGCGCCTCTGTGAGGAGATCGACGCCGACGTGCTCACCCAGCGCCGGGTGACCGACCTCATCTCCGAGTTGGACATGCTCGGCATCGTCAACGCCGTCGTCGTCTCGAAGGGTCGCTACGGCCGGACGAAGGAGATCAGCCTCTCGGTCCCCGTCGAGGAGACGGAGGCGGTGCTGCTGTCGGACTCGCGCCTCGGCGACATCGAGGACGTCCAGCCGTTCGTCCAGGCCCGCTTCGACAACTGA
- a CDS encoding DNA-directed DNA polymerase II small subunit gives MPLESSSRVVQALTRRGFNAEREAVTLIAESETPELALEAAVERAPDDALVLTVAHVREALAADPVPDPEQVSEDSADSAGPSAAPADTDAGAAGESHAPTHDADPSGSTGAATPDRAGERVDVPHETGGSGSAVGSRSPPTPVVANDMTGQSTGTGAYDEFVGVFRDRYDRLASQLRGRVNHRPADSVESMGGGADVEIIGLVNDIRSTASGHWLIELEDTTGTFPCLVMKDRDIADLVNELLMDECIAVSGTLADDAGIVFVDAIHFPDVPRTHRPNTADRHVQAALISDVHVGSQEFLGDAWSRFADWLHTEEAEHVEYLLIAGDMVEGVGVYPNQDEELTIIDIYEQYETFAEHLKEVPGDVEIVMIPGNHDAVRLAEPQPGFDEELRGIMSAHDPQIVSNPAMVDVEGVNILMYHGVSLDEVIAELPAEKASYDEPHKAMYHLLKKRHVAPQFGGRTRVAPEERDYLVIDEVPDVFHTGHVHKLGWGKYHNVLAVNSGCWQAQTDFQKSVNIDPDAGYAPILDLDTLEMTVRKFA, from the coding sequence GTGCCGCTGGAGTCGTCCTCGCGCGTCGTGCAGGCGCTCACCCGCCGCGGCTTCAACGCCGAACGGGAGGCCGTCACCCTCATCGCCGAGTCGGAGACGCCCGAACTCGCGCTGGAGGCGGCCGTCGAGCGTGCCCCCGACGACGCGCTCGTCCTCACGGTCGCCCACGTCCGCGAGGCGCTCGCCGCCGACCCCGTCCCGGACCCCGAACAAGTGAGCGAGGACTCGGCCGACTCGGCCGGTCCGAGCGCCGCTCCGGCCGACACCGACGCCGGAGCCGCGGGCGAGAGCCACGCTCCCACTCACGACGCGGACCCCTCCGGTTCGACTGGAGCCGCGACCCCGGACCGGGCCGGGGAGCGTGTGGACGTTCCACACGAAACGGGGGGGTCCGGATCGGCGGTCGGGAGCCGGTCGCCGCCGACGCCGGTCGTCGCCAACGACATGACCGGCCAGTCGACCGGCACGGGCGCGTACGACGAGTTCGTCGGCGTGTTCCGCGACCGCTACGACCGCCTCGCCTCCCAACTCCGCGGGCGCGTCAACCACCGCCCCGCCGACTCCGTCGAGTCGATGGGCGGCGGCGCCGACGTGGAGATCATCGGCCTCGTGAACGACATCCGCTCGACCGCCTCGGGCCACTGGCTGATCGAGTTGGAGGACACCACCGGGACGTTCCCGTGTCTCGTGATGAAGGACCGCGACATCGCGGACCTGGTGAACGAACTCCTCATGGACGAGTGTATCGCGGTGTCGGGAACGCTCGCCGACGACGCGGGCATCGTGTTCGTCGACGCGATCCACTTCCCCGACGTCCCCCGCACCCACCGCCCGAACACCGCCGACCGCCACGTGCAGGCGGCGCTGATCTCCGACGTCCACGTCGGCTCCCAGGAGTTCCTCGGCGACGCGTGGTCCCGGTTCGCCGACTGGCTCCACACCGAGGAGGCCGAACACGTCGAGTACCTCCTCATCGCCGGCGACATGGTCGAGGGCGTCGGCGTCTACCCGAACCAGGACGAGGAGTTGACGATCATCGACATCTACGAGCAGTACGAGACGTTCGCGGAGCACCTCAAGGAGGTGCCCGGCGACGTGGAGATCGTCATGATCCCCGGCAACCACGACGCCGTCCGCCTCGCCGAACCCCAACCCGGGTTCGACGAGGAACTCCGGGGGATCATGTCGGCCCACGACCCCCAGATCGTGAGCAACCCCGCGATGGTCGACGTCGAAGGGGTGAACATCCTCATGTACCACGGCGTCTCGCTCGACGAGGTGATCGCGGAGTTGCCGGCCGAGAAGGCCAGCTACGACGAGCCGCACAAGGCGATGTACCACCTGCTGAAGAAGCGCCACGTCGCCCCGCAGTTCGGGGGTCGCACCCGCGTCGCGCCCGAGGAGCGCGACTACCTCGTCATCGACGAGGTGCCCGACGTGTTCCACACCGGCCACGTCCACAAGCTGGGGTGGGGGAAGTACCACAACGTCCTCGCGGTCAACTCCGGCTGCTGGCAGGCCCAGACGGACTTCCAGAAGTCCGTCAACATCGACCCCGACGCCGGCTACGCGCCCATCCTCGATCTGGACACGCTGGAGATGACGGTGCGGAAGTTCGCCTGA
- a CDS encoding S26 family signal peptidase, whose amino-acid sequence MSDDGRSPDDPLSRFLHADSGALLFVREVLSSALAVAFVGLLLFAVAGVWPPMVAVESGSMEPHMERGDLVFITEPDRFAPAFAHEGTGIVTYETGVEEGYSTFGTAGSVVVYRPPGEGGPPIIHRARLHVEQGENWVERANPDYLPSQSCDSLPSCPAPYDGFITKGDANAQYDQVSGIAPVVKGEWVRGVARVRVPYLGYVRLVFSEAILAQSGTHGVAAASADTANATLASAGSGGTGGSVATAGAPANASVSR is encoded by the coding sequence ATGAGCGACGACGGGCGGTCGCCCGACGACCCGCTGTCTCGGTTCCTCCACGCCGACAGCGGCGCGCTGCTGTTCGTTCGCGAGGTGCTCTCCTCGGCGCTGGCGGTCGCGTTCGTCGGTCTCCTGCTGTTCGCCGTCGCCGGCGTCTGGCCGCCGATGGTCGCCGTCGAGTCCGGGAGTATGGAGCCACACATGGAGCGCGGCGACCTCGTGTTCATCACCGAACCCGACCGCTTCGCTCCCGCGTTCGCCCACGAGGGCACCGGCATCGTCACCTACGAGACGGGCGTCGAGGAGGGGTACTCGACGTTCGGGACGGCCGGCTCCGTCGTCGTCTACCGCCCGCCCGGGGAGGGCGGTCCGCCGATCATCCACCGGGCACGGTTGCACGTGGAACAGGGGGAAAACTGGGTCGAACGCGCGAACCCGGACTACCTCCCGTCGCAGTCGTGTGACAGCCTCCCCTCGTGTCCGGCCCCCTACGACGGCTTCATCACCAAAGGCGACGCGAACGCCCAGTACGACCAGGTGAGCGGCATCGCCCCCGTCGTGAAGGGCGAGTGGGTCCGCGGCGTCGCCCGCGTCCGGGTGCCGTACCTCGGCTACGTCCGCCTCGTGTTCTCCGAGGCGATATTGGCGCAGTCGGGCACCCACGGTGTCGCGGCCGCGAGCGCCGACACGGCGAACGCGACCCTCGCGTCCGCCGGCTCCGGTGGGACGGGCGGCTCGGTGGCGACCGCCGGGGCACCCGCGAACGCCTCCGTCTCGCGGTAG